Below is a genomic region from Amycolatopsis sp. 195334CR.
CAACCACCACGCGTCCGTCCGGCTCGCGCGGCTGGCGAAGGAGGCGGGCGTCCGCCGGTTCCTCTACGCCTCCACCTGCTCGGTCTACGGCGCTTCGAGCAACGACGGCCTGGTCGACGAGGACGCGCCGCTTCGCCCGGTGACGCCGTACGCCGAGTCGAAGGTGCGGGTCGAGGACGACGTCCACGCGCTCGCCGACGACGACTTCTCCCCCGTGTTCCTGCGCAACGCCACCGCGTTCGGCTTCTCGCCCCGGCTGCGCGCGGACATCGTGCTGAACAACCTCACCGCCCACGCCCACGTTTCCGGCGAGGTCCTGGTGCTCTCGGACGGCACGCCGTGGCGTCCGCTGGTGCACGCCAAGGACATCGCGCGTGCCTTCACCGCGGCGCTGACGGCGCCGAAGGAGGCCGTGCACGGCAAGGCGTTCAACATCGGCACCGAGCGGAACAACGTGACCGTGGCCGAGATCGCCGAGCAGGTGGTCGAGGCCGTACCGGGCTCGATCCTGCGGATCACCGGCGAATCCGGCGCCGATCCACGCTCCTACCGCGTCGACTTCGCCCGGTTCCGTGCGGCGGTCCCCGGCTTCGACTGCGACTGGTCGGTCAAGGACGGCGCGCTCGAACTGATCCACGCCTACCGGCGCCACGACCTCACCGAACGGGACTTCCAGCTGCTCTTCACCCGGCTGAACACGCTCAAGGCGCGGGCGCGGGCGGGCGAACTCGACGAAACCCTCCGACAGCGGTGAATCGGTGACCACCTACCGGGCCCTGGACTCCGGCGCCGACCTGCGCAAACTGGTCGAGCGCCTGTACCCGTTCTGCCGCAGCATCACCGGCGACGGGGTGCGCCGCACGCTGGACGTGCTCGGCGAGCACCTGCCGCTCGCGGTCCACGAGGTCCCCACCGGCACCCGGGTGCTGGACTGGACCGTGCCGCGGGAGTGGAACATCCGCGACGCCTACGTCAAGGACGTCACCGGCCGGCGCGTGATCGACTTCCGCGAGTCGAACCTGCACGTGGTCGGCTACAGCGTGCCGGTGTCGCGGACGATGCCGCTGGCCGAACTGCGCGAGCACCTGCACACGCTGCCCGAGCACCCGGCCTGGGTGCCGTACCGGACCAGCTACTACGCGCCGGAATGGGGTTTCTGCCTGGCGCAGGAGGTGCTCGACGCACTGCCCGACGGGGACTACGAGGTGTGCGTAGATTCCACTTTGGACGACGGCAGCCTGACCTACGCCGAGCACGTGGTGCCGGGCCGGGTCGCCGAAGAGGTGCTCATCTCCTGCCACACCTGCCACCCCTCGCTGGCCAACGACAACCTCGCCGGCATCGCCATCGCCGCCGCGTTCGCCCAGCGCCTGGTGAACCCCTACTACACCTACCGGTTCCTGTTCATGCCCGGCACGATCGGCGCGATCACCTGGCTCGCGCGCAACAGCGCCCGCATCGGCCTGGTCAAGGCGGGACTGGTGCTGGCGTGCGCCGGGGACCCGGGATCGCTGACCTACAAGCGAAGCCGCCGGGGGAACGCCGAGATCGACCGCGTGCTGGAGCACGTGCTGTCCGGCCGCTCCCACACGGTCCTCGACTTCTCGCCGTACGGCTACGACGAGCGCCAGTTCTGCTCCCCCGGCTTCAACCTCGGCGTCGGTTCCCTGACCAGGACGCCGTACGCGGGTTATCCCGAGTACCACACCTCGGCCGACAACCCGGACTTCCTCTCCACCGAGGCGATGGAAGAAACCCTCCAGGTCCTGCTGGACGCCCAGGCGGTGTTCGATCGCGACCGCACCTACGTCAACCTCAGCCCCTACGGCGAACCGCAGCTCGGCAAGCGCGGGCTGTACGACTCGCTCGGCGGCCGAAGCGACGCCAAGCAGGCGCAGCTGGCGATGCTCTGGGTGCTCAACGTCTCCGATGGCGAGCACAGCCTGCTCGACATCGCCGAGCGGTCCGGGCTGCCCTTCGACTCCGTCGCCGCCGCCGCTGACGCGCTGCGGGGCGCGGGATTGCTCGGGGAGTGAGGCGGATGCGGTCGATCCTGCGCTCCCGGGCCGCGCGGGCGATGGCCGGGCGGCTCAGCTGGGGGCTGGGCGACCAGGCCGTCTCCAGCCTGACCAACTTCGCGGTCGGCCTCTACGTCGCGCGGTCGCTCGGGACCAGCGCGTTCGGCATGTTCAGCCTCGCCTGGGTCAGCTACGGCGTGGTGCTCAACCTTTCGCGCGGCCTGGGCACCGACCCGCTGATGGTGCGGTTCTCCGGGGTGTCCGCCGACGCCTGGCGCGGCGCGACCAGGCAGGCGACCGGAACGGCGCTCACCGCGGGACTCGCGGCGAGCGCCGTCAGCGTGGGGGCCGGTCTGCTCGTGGGCGGGAGCCCCGGCAAGGCGTTCGTCGCGCTCGGCGTCGTCATCCCGGCCCTGTTGCTCCAGGACGCCTGGCGGTTCGCCTTCTTCGCCGCCGGACACGGCCGGAAGGCCTTCGTCAACGACGTGGTCTGGGGTGTCGCGCTGATCCCGGCGCTGTACCTGGCCAAGGAACACGACACCTCCGCCGCGTTCATCCTGGCCTGGGGCCTCTCGGGCGCGGTCGCCGCGGCGTATGGCTGCCTGCAGGCCGGGGTCCGCCCGGATCCGCGTGGTGCGCTCGACTGGCTCAAGCGGCACCGCGACCTCGGCACCCGGTACCTGATCGAGAACGTCAGCAACAGCGGCTCGGCGCAACTGCGGATGTACGGCCTCGGCGCGATCGCCGGGCTGGCGAGCGTCGGCGCGGTGCGCGGCGCGGAACTGCTGCTCGGCCCGTTCCTCGCCCTGCTGATGGGGCTTTCCCTGGTCACCGTGGCCGAAAGCGCGCGGGTGCTGCAACGGGCACCGCACCGCCTTCGGCACTTCTGCGCCGTGCTCGGGGCCGGGCAGTCGGCCGCCGCCCTGCTCTGGGGCCTGGCGCTGCTGCTGATCCCGGACGGGGCGGGCCGGTTCGTGCTCGGTGACGTCTGGGCGCCCGCGTCGAGCCTGATCGTGCCGGTCACCATCGGCATCGCCGCGGCCGGGTTCACCACCGGGGCCGCCGCCGGGCTGCGGGCGCTCGGTGCGGCGAAGCGGAGCCTGCGGGCCCAGCTGATCGCCTCCGCGGCCTACGTCGGTTTCGGTCTCATCGGCGCCTTCTTGGCCGGGGCGCCCGGATCCGCCTGGGGGGTCGCGCTGGCGGTCACCAGCGGCTCGGCGGTGTGGTGGCACCAGCTCCACACCGCACTCAAGGAACGCCGGACTTCGGAGAAGGAAGAAATGGGGACGTCATGAGCACCGCGCCTCGGCTGAGCATCGGGCTCCCGGTCTACAACGGCGAGGACTACCTCGCCGAAGCGCTGGAGGCACTCCTCGGCCAGACCTACGACAACTTCGAACTGATCATCTCGGACAACGCCTCGGTGGACGCGACCGAGGAGATCTGCCGCGCGTACGCGAAGCGGGACCCCCGCGTGCGCTACGTGCGCCAGCCGGTCAACATCGGCTGCGCGCCCAACCACAACTACCTGGTCGACGTCGCCCGCGGTGAGCTGTTCAAATGGGCTTCCGACGACGACCTCTACGCCCGCGACCTGCTCGAACGCTGCGTCGAAGCGCTGGACGAGCACCCGGAGTACGTGCTGTCGCACTCGTGGACGGCGATGATCGACGAGCACGCGGTGGTCACGCAGGCGCTCGAATACCCGCTCGTCACCAACTCGCCGCGAGCCCCGGAACGCTTCCGCAGCACGCTGTTCGCCCCCGGCGGGGACGACGACGGGGCGGTCATCCGCACCGAGGTGCTGCGCCGGGTCGCGCCGCTGGACAGCTACCACCACGCGGACCGCACGATCATCTCCGAGCTGGCCCTGCACGGCCCGTTCCACCAGGTGCCCGACTGGCTGTACTTCCGCCGCGACCACCCCGGCCGG
It encodes:
- a CDS encoding NAD(P)-dependent oxidoreductase, which produces MRVLLTGHKGYLGTVMAPVLAEAGHEVTGLDSGLFDACVLGPPPKDPDGHEVDLRDVTTAHLSDVDAVIHLAALSNDPLGSLAPELTYDINHHASVRLARLAKEAGVRRFLYASTCSVYGASSNDGLVDEDAPLRPVTPYAESKVRVEDDVHALADDDFSPVFLRNATAFGFSPRLRADIVLNNLTAHAHVSGEVLVLSDGTPWRPLVHAKDIARAFTAALTAPKEAVHGKAFNIGTERNNVTVAEIAEQVVEAVPGSILRITGESGADPRSYRVDFARFRAAVPGFDCDWSVKDGALELIHAYRRHDLTERDFQLLFTRLNTLKARARAGELDETLRQR
- a CDS encoding DUF4910 domain-containing protein, with the translated sequence MTTYRALDSGADLRKLVERLYPFCRSITGDGVRRTLDVLGEHLPLAVHEVPTGTRVLDWTVPREWNIRDAYVKDVTGRRVIDFRESNLHVVGYSVPVSRTMPLAELREHLHTLPEHPAWVPYRTSYYAPEWGFCLAQEVLDALPDGDYEVCVDSTLDDGSLTYAEHVVPGRVAEEVLISCHTCHPSLANDNLAGIAIAAAFAQRLVNPYYTYRFLFMPGTIGAITWLARNSARIGLVKAGLVLACAGDPGSLTYKRSRRGNAEIDRVLEHVLSGRSHTVLDFSPYGYDERQFCSPGFNLGVGSLTRTPYAGYPEYHTSADNPDFLSTEAMEETLQVLLDAQAVFDRDRTYVNLSPYGEPQLGKRGLYDSLGGRSDAKQAQLAMLWVLNVSDGEHSLLDIAERSGLPFDSVAAAADALRGAGLLGE
- a CDS encoding glycosyltransferase family 2 protein codes for the protein MSTAPRLSIGLPVYNGEDYLAEALEALLGQTYDNFELIISDNASVDATEEICRAYAKRDPRVRYVRQPVNIGCAPNHNYLVDVARGELFKWASDDDLYARDLLERCVEALDEHPEYVLSHSWTAMIDEHAVVTQALEYPLVTNSPRAPERFRSTLFAPGGDDDGAVIRTEVLRRVAPLDSYHHADRTIISELALHGPFHQVPDWLYFRRDHPGRSEHEYPTVRKRASNLDPKRANRLRHPMVRLLGEYVLGYVKAIRRAPISDADKRECYRYLRQWLLSRAGNPAMGKMPIQATAELGPRQVSVVSVVPGQEGRVR